The Brassica napus cultivar Da-Ae chromosome C7, Da-Ae, whole genome shotgun sequence genome has a segment encoding these proteins:
- the LOC106380694 gene encoding protein TRACHEARY ELEMENT DIFFERENTIATION-RELATED 7 → MAASVLYFPLYPPPSDQHPHPSPFPAPPHQPFQPPPPSSYISPPPPHHPLQPPPPSHFVPPPPPTPHFPPPPYPRPHHPPPPPHVLPPPPGHHSTVIVVVVVSLGGLFFLAFLAAALFCCVKKRRRTSQKTEITKFDEHLKVEEVIVPGPHGEPTRVVVIEEDIHLEEDIHKTEKFSRAPHLHSTGGHAIDISEPNHHLTEHKS, encoded by the coding sequence ATGGCTGCCTCTGTTCTATATTTCCCCTTGTACCCACCACCCTCCGATCAACATCCCCACCCTTCTCCCTTCCCGGCTCCACCGCATCAGCCGTTTCAACCACCGCCTCCTTCTTCCTACATTTCGCCACCTCCTCCCCATCACCCACTTCAACCCCCGCCTCCTTCCCACTTTgttcctccaccaccacctactCCTCATTTCCCACCGCCACCTTATCCTCGTCCCCATCACCCACCCCCTCCACCTCACGTTCTTCCACCACCACCGGGGCACCATTCAACTGTTATAGTCGTGGTTGTTGTCTCTCTTGGCGGTTTGTTTTTTCTTGCGTTCCTCGCTGCTGCTCTGTTCTGCTGTGTCAAGAAAAGAAGGAGGACTTCTCAGAAGACTGAAATCACCAAGTTTGATGAACACCTCAAAGTGGAAGAAGTCATAGTGCCAGGACCCCATGGCGAACCAACCAGAGTGGTCGTGATTGAGGAAGACATTCATTTGGAAGAGGATATTCACAAGACTGAAAAGTTCAGCAGAGCTCCTCACCTTCATTCAACCGGAGGACATGCAATTGATATATCAGAGCCAAATCATCACCTTACTGAGCACAAGTCCTAA